The Halobacterium hubeiense genome contains the following window.
GAGCGCGCGAAGCGGCGGTGGACGGAGTGGTACGACGCCTACGAAGTCACCGTGACGGAAGTGCTGGACGCGTACGGGAGCGGCTTCGGCGTCGACGCCGACCCGCCCCAGTAGGCGGCGTCGCTGTCGTGCGGCCGCGTCGGCGACTACGCTTCCAGAATCTCGTCCTCCTCGACGGGCGGCACTTCGAGCGTGCCGTCCAGCGTCTCGACGGCCGTGCCGCCGACTTTCGGCGCGCCGCCGTCCTGCACGCGCACCCGGACGCGGCCCGGGCGGTCCACGAAGTGCCCCTGCTCGAAGGTCATCTCCTCGGCGACGTCGCCGCCGAACGCCGCGTAGTGTTCGAGGTACGCGCCCGTTGCGCCGCTGGCCGTCCCCGTCACGGGGTCCTCGTCGACGCCCGCGCCCGGCACCCACGCTCGGCCGTGGAGCGTCGAGTCCCTGTCCAGCGCGTCGAACGAGAACGCGTACACGCCGGCGGCGTCCACCTCGTCGGCCAGCGCCTCGACCGCGTCGAAGTCCGGGTTCGCGTCGCCCAAGTCCGAGAGGTAGGTCACGGGCGCGACGAGGAACGGCAGCCCCGTGGAGGCCACCGCCAGCGGCAGGTCGTCGCTGGCGCCTCGGAGCGCTTCCTCGTCCAGTCCCGTCGCAGCCGCGACGCGCTCGTAGCTCACGTCCACCTCCCGAATCTCGGGTCGGTTCTGGGTCATCCACACCGTCCCATCCTCTTCGACTTCGATATCGAGCACGCCGACGTTCGTCTCCAGCGTGTGCGCGCCCGCCTCGATGGCGCCGTCCGCGAACAGGTGCGCGTGGCTCGCGATGGTCGCGTGCCCGCAGAGGTCCACTTCCGTCGTCGGCGTGAAGTACCGAATCCGGCGGTCTGCGTCGCCGCTCTCGCGGACGAACGCCGTCTCGCTCGCGCCGAGTTCGGCGGCGATGGCCTGCATCTGTCCGTCCGTCAGGTCGTCGGCCTCGGGCACCACGCCGGCCGCGTTCCCCGCGCACGGCTCGTCGGTGAACGCGTCCACGAGGAGCGCTCGCGTCGCTGTCATGGGCGCGGCTTCTCGCTCCCGCGTGTTGCGTGTTTTCCTTCCCTACCCGAGCCACCCGGCGAGGTCCGTCACGACCGCCTCGGCGACGTTCCCCGGCTGGAAGTACTCGTTCGGGTTCGGGTCGCCCTCGCCCGCCACGAACAGGTGGTTCAGGTCGTCGTACAGCGCCGTGTTCGACTCGCCGAGCGCGTCCCGCCACGCGGGGAAGTCCTCGGTCGGGCTCACCTGGTAGTCGCGGCCGCCCTGTAGCGCGTACACCTCGCCGTCCAGCGAGGTTGTCGTCTCCACGGGGTCGTAGTCCGCGACCGCGCGCCAGAACGCCGCGCTCCACGCGAAGCCGCCGCCCTCGTAGTTCCCGTTCGCGAGCCGCTCGGCGGTCGCTTCCGCGTCCTCGATGCGCGCCCGCTCGGCCTCGGTCACGGTGCCGTCGAGGTCCGCAAGGTACTGCAGTTGGTCGGGGACGAGCTCGTACAGCGGGCGCGACGGCGCGGCCAGAAGGAACGCGGCCGTGTCGCCGTCCCGCGACGCGATTTCGGGCGCGGCGTACCCGCCGAGGCTGTGCCCGACGACCGCCGAACTGCTCACGTCCGTCTCCGCGCGCAAGCGGTCGAGCGCGGTCAGCGCGTCGTCGGCGACGAGCGCGTCGAACCCGAGGTCGCCTGCGGACACGTCGCAGGCGTACGTGCGCTTGTCGTACCGGAGGACGGCAACGCCCTCGGTCGCCAACCCCCACGCGAGGTCCTTGAAGGGCTTGTTCGGGCCGATGGTCTCGTCGCGGTCGTTCGGCCCGGAGCCGTGGACGAGCACGACGCCGGTGTCCGCGCCGTCGGAGGGGACGGTCAGGGTCGCGCCGAGGTCGCAGGCCGGCGAGGACAGCGACAGTTCGCGCTCCTCGAAGGCGGACTCGTCGGCGTACGCTGGCGGCGAGTACGCGTCCCCGAGCGGCACGAACTGCAGTCCCTCGATGGACGCGCCCTCGAAGGCCACCTGCACGCCGAGCACACCCGCCTCGAACTGCGCCTGCACCACGACCACCTCGTAGCCGCCCGTCGGCTCCCGGGTCGTCCCCGAGACGCCCTCGAAGCGGCCGTAGTCGGCCGTCGTCTGCGTCCAGTCGCGCTCCAGTCGAGCGGCCGAATACTGACTCCGGACGGTCTCGGAGAGCATTCCGAACGCCGTCTCGTACTCGCCGGCGGCCAGCCGCTGGACGAGTTCGATTGCCGTCTCGCGCTGGCTGGCCTCGCTGACGGTCGTCTGCGCGGTCGTGGTCGATTCGGTCGGCGTCTGCGTCGGCGCGGTCGTCGTGCCGTCGTCGCCGCCCGAACAGCCGGCGAGGCCCGCGAGCGCGACGGCGGCCGCGGACTGCAGGACTCGGCGGCGGCGCGGATTCGACGGCGCGTCCTTGGAGGGCGTTGTCACGTTCCCCCGTTCAGCCACTGTGGGCTTGAAAGTTTCCCGCGCGGCGTGTGACCGCACTGCTGACACGTTCAGCCGGCCGAGCGCACCTGTAAACCGTTAAGTAGCGAGGTGCCCGAGAGCCCACACGTAATGAGCGACCTCCCGGACGAGTTCAAGTGCACTATCACCAACTGGGAGTACATCTACGGTCTCTGCCGCGACGTCAGCGACGACGTCAAAACCTCCGAGTTCGAGCCCGACGTCGTGGTCGCGCTCGCCCGCGGCGGCTGGTTCGCGGGCCGGTGTCTCTGTGACTTCCTCGGCCTCGACGACCTCACTAGCCTCAAGATGGAACACTACGTCGGCACCGCCGAGAAGGCCGACGAGCCCGAGGTCCGGTACCCGATGCCGGAGGGCTCCGTCGAGGACAAGGACGTCCTCATCATCGACGACATCGCTGACACCGGCGGCTCCATCGAGCGCGCCCACGAGTACGTCGCCGACCGGGACGCCAACGAGATTCGCACGGCCACCCTCCAGCTGCTGGGCACCAGCGAGTACGACCCCGACTACGTCGGCGAGTACCTCGACGAGTGGGCGTGGGTCGTCTACCCGTGGAACTTCATCGAGGACATGATCGACCTCATCTCCGGCGTCATGGAGAAAGACGGCGACGGCCCCTACACGCGCGAGGGCATCCAGAACCTCCTCGCGGCGTACCACGACGTCGAGCGCATCGAGATGGAAATCGCCCAGCCCGACCGCCTCGACGAAGTGCTGGAGGAGATGGTGCGCCGGGACGTGCTCGTGAAGGCCGGCCCCGAGGAGTGGAAGCTCCGCGTCGACGCCTAGCCTGTTCTCGCTGGCTTGCTGCGCTCTATTCGAGGCGCGACGATTCCACCCGAAAGCCCTCGGCCCGCTCGCGGTCGCTCGCTGGCATATCCGCTCCCGGTGGTCGCGGATAGTGGCCAGCGAGACGACCAAGCAAGCGCGAGCGGCCCTCGCCCTTTCAATCCGCCGGAAATCGGAGATTTCCGAGGTCTTGAGCGAGCTTCGCTCTCTCGGCGACCGCCAAGGCCATCGGTCGTCGAGTCGGCTGAACCCGTCCACCTGACGGAGTTGGGAGCAACTCCGACCCGAGTCCTTTACGGCGCTGCCGGCACACCTCCGGGACATGATCGGTTTCATCGGTGGCTCCGGCATCTACGAAGCGCTCCCGCTGAACGACGTCCGCGAGGAGGACGTGACGACGCCGTACGGCGACCCGAGCGCGCCCGTCACCGTCGGCGAGTTCGGCGACACGGGCACGGAGGTCGCGTTCCTGCCGCGCCACGGCCCCGACCACCAGCGCTCGCCGACGAACCTCCCGTACAAGGCGAACATCTACGCGCTCAAGCAGCTCGGCGTCGAGCGCATCCTCGCGTCGAACGCCGTCGGCAGCCTCAAGGAGGAACTGCCGCCGCAGACGCTGGTCGTCCCCGACCAGATTTTCGACCGCACGAAGCACCGCGACTCGACGTTCTTCGGGGACGGCATCGTCGTCCACCAGCCGTTCGCGGACCCGTACTGCCCGCACATGGTCGAACACCTCCACGAGTCCGCCGAGGAAGCCACCGACGCGGAGACCCAGGAGGGCGGCACGTACGTCTGCATCGAGGGCCCGCAGTACTCGACGCGCGCGGAGTCGGAGTTCTACAAGTCCCAGGGCTGGGACCTCGTCGGCATGACCGCCATCCCGGAGGCGAAGCTCGCGCGGGAAGCCGAGATGTGTTACGCCACGGTCGCGGGCGTCACCGACTACGACGTCTGGAAGGCCGACAGCGAGGTCACGCTCGAAGAGGTGCTGGAGAACGCCGCGGCCAACGAGGAGGCCATCAAGCGCACCGTCGAGCACGCCATCGAGACGCTGCCCGAGGAGCGCGACTGCGACTGCGGGCACGCCCTCGAAGGGACCGTGAACACGCCCACCGAGGCCATCCCCGAGGAGACACGCGACCGCGTCGACGCGCTCGTCGGCGACTACCTCTGAAGCCGGCGGACGACGGGGCAACGCGGTAAGATTCGCGACCGCGGACCCAAAATGTAAATACTATTCTCCCGTTCGTTAGGTCGTACTATGGGGGGTCACGCCGACGCGGAAGCGTTCTCGACCGAGCTCGCCGCGCTGAAGCGGGACGGCTGCAACGTCCTCGTCGTCAGCGACGCCGCGGGCCGCGACGCCGCCTGCCAGCGGCTGCTCGGCGCCCCCGAACTCGACCGCCGTCACGTCTTCCTCGAAACCGCGTCCGGCGTCTCCGAAGTGCTGGACCGCCACAGCCCGCGCCGCACCGACGCCTCGACGCTCGCCGTCGTGGACGCCACGCCCGCCACGGGCGCGCGCTCCGCGGCCGCCGCGGCGCCCGCGTCCGACGACCTGCCGACGCCGCTGGGCGAGTGGTACGAGCGCGTCGACGACCCCACCGACTTCGCGGCGCTCACCGCGGCCGTCACCGACGCCCTCGACCGCGTCGCCGCGCCCGCCGACAACCCCAGCGAACTCCGGCTCTGCGTCGACGGCCTCGATCCCTTCTTTGACGCCGTGCGCGCCGGCGACGTCACCGAGGAGCGGCTGTTCCGCTTCCTCCACCTGCTCACGAGCTCCGTCCGCGACGCCGACGGCATGGGCCACTTCCACGTCGCCGCGAGCGCCGACGACGCGTTCCTCGCGACGGTCGAACCGCTGTTCGACGCGACGTTGTCGGTAGAGACCGGCGCAGATGGGACCGTCCGCCAGCGCTGGCGGCTCCACGACTCCGGGCGCGTCACCGACTGGTTCGCGTTCTAGGTCGCGTCCGCCGCCGCGTTCTCGCAGACCCAGAGGTCGCCGAACAGGTCGTCCTGTTCGAGCGTGACGGCGCCGCGGTGCGC
Protein-coding sequences here:
- a CDS encoding alpha/beta hydrolase, translated to MTTPSKDAPSNPRRRRVLQSAAAVALAGLAGCSGGDDGTTTAPTQTPTESTTTAQTTVSEASQRETAIELVQRLAAGEYETAFGMLSETVRSQYSAARLERDWTQTTADYGRFEGVSGTTREPTGGYEVVVVQAQFEAGVLGVQVAFEGASIEGLQFVPLGDAYSPPAYADESAFEERELSLSSPACDLGATLTVPSDGADTGVVLVHGSGPNDRDETIGPNKPFKDLAWGLATEGVAVLRYDKRTYACDVSAGDLGFDALVADDALTALDRLRAETDVSSSAVVGHSLGGYAAPEIASRDGDTAAFLLAAPSRPLYELVPDQLQYLADLDGTVTEAERARIEDAEATAERLANGNYEGGGFAWSAAFWRAVADYDPVETTTSLDGEVYALQGGRDYQVSPTEDFPAWRDALGESNTALYDDLNHLFVAGEGDPNPNEYFQPGNVAEAVVTDLAGWLG
- a CDS encoding phosphoribosyltransferase, with protein sequence MSDLPDEFKCTITNWEYIYGLCRDVSDDVKTSEFEPDVVVALARGGWFAGRCLCDFLGLDDLTSLKMEHYVGTAEKADEPEVRYPMPEGSVEDKDVLIIDDIADTGGSIERAHEYVADRDANEIRTATLQLLGTSEYDPDYVGEYLDEWAWVVYPWNFIEDMIDLISGVMEKDGDGPYTREGIQNLLAAYHDVERIEMEIAQPDRLDEVLEEMVRRDVLVKAGPEEWKLRVDA
- a CDS encoding PhzF family phenazine biosynthesis protein, yielding MTATRALLVDAFTDEPCAGNAAGVVPEADDLTDGQMQAIAAELGASETAFVRESGDADRRIRYFTPTTEVDLCGHATIASHAHLFADGAIEAGAHTLETNVGVLDIEVEEDGTVWMTQNRPEIREVDVSYERVAAATGLDEEALRGASDDLPLAVASTGLPFLVAPVTYLSDLGDANPDFDAVEALADEVDAAGVYAFSFDALDRDSTLHGRAWVPGAGVDEDPVTGTASGATGAYLEHYAAFGGDVAEEMTFEQGHFVDRPGRVRVRVQDGGAPKVGGTAVETLDGTLEVPPVEEDEILEA
- the mtnP gene encoding S-methyl-5'-thioadenosine phosphorylase, producing MIGFIGGSGIYEALPLNDVREEDVTTPYGDPSAPVTVGEFGDTGTEVAFLPRHGPDHQRSPTNLPYKANIYALKQLGVERILASNAVGSLKEELPPQTLVVPDQIFDRTKHRDSTFFGDGIVVHQPFADPYCPHMVEHLHESAEEATDAETQEGGTYVCIEGPQYSTRAESEFYKSQGWDLVGMTAIPEAKLAREAEMCYATVAGVTDYDVWKADSEVTLEEVLENAAANEEAIKRTVEHAIETLPEERDCDCGHALEGTVNTPTEAIPEETRDRVDALVGDYL
- a CDS encoding DUF7504 family protein, with the translated sequence MGGHADAEAFSTELAALKRDGCNVLVVSDAAGRDAACQRLLGAPELDRRHVFLETASGVSEVLDRHSPRRTDASTLAVVDATPATGARSAAAAAPASDDLPTPLGEWYERVDDPTDFAALTAAVTDALDRVAAPADNPSELRLCVDGLDPFFDAVRAGDVTEERLFRFLHLLTSSVRDADGMGHFHVAASADDAFLATVEPLFDATLSVETGADGTVRQRWRLHDSGRVTDWFAF